A stretch of Catenulispora sp. GP43 DNA encodes these proteins:
- a CDS encoding rhomboid family intramembrane serine protease: protein MVIPIHDRNPVSRASVVTYGLIIANVVVFLSGPIAFAGLDPDAARKARENAYLYHYGAIPAQLLNGHGNPVLPVFTAMFVHAGWIHLLGNMLFLYVFGNNVEDVLGRVHFLAFYIVGGAVSTYAFAWANPTATGPLVGASGAIAAVLGAYIYLFPQAKVTLLVPFLFFLPMRVPAWLVLGLWFVMQLPEFQQTIGVAGSTDVAYFAHVSGFVLGLLYVALVIGRGPSGPARLPSADAPPAPPPLTTPDYRSADPEDPYGQYHR from the coding sequence GTGGTGATCCCCATTCACGACAGGAACCCCGTGTCCCGGGCGTCCGTCGTCACCTACGGTCTGATCATCGCGAACGTGGTGGTGTTCCTGTCCGGCCCCATCGCGTTCGCCGGCCTGGACCCGGACGCGGCGCGCAAGGCCAGGGAGAACGCGTACCTCTACCACTACGGCGCGATCCCGGCCCAGCTGCTGAACGGACACGGCAACCCGGTCCTGCCGGTGTTCACCGCCATGTTCGTGCACGCCGGCTGGATCCACCTGCTGGGGAACATGCTGTTCCTCTACGTCTTCGGCAACAACGTCGAGGACGTCCTGGGGCGCGTGCACTTCCTGGCCTTCTACATCGTCGGCGGCGCGGTCAGCACCTACGCCTTCGCCTGGGCCAACCCGACGGCCACCGGGCCGCTCGTGGGGGCGTCCGGAGCGATCGCGGCGGTGCTGGGTGCGTACATCTACCTGTTCCCCCAGGCCAAGGTCACGCTGTTGGTGCCCTTCCTGTTCTTCCTGCCGATGCGGGTCCCGGCCTGGCTGGTGCTGGGCCTGTGGTTCGTGATGCAGCTGCCGGAGTTCCAGCAGACGATCGGGGTGGCGGGTTCCACGGACGTCGCCTACTTCGCGCACGTGTCGGGGTTCGTGCTGGGGCTGCTCTACGTGGCGCTCGTCATCGGCCGCGGACCCAGCGGCCCGGCCCGCCTGCCGTCCGCCGACGCCCCGCCCGCGCCGCCGCCGTTGACCACCCCGGACTACCGCTCCGCCGATCCGGAGGATCCGTACGGCCAATACCATCGCTAG
- a CDS encoding Lrp/AsnC family transcriptional regulator has product MITAIVLIKTDVDAIPEVAEKISQLPGVSEVYSVTGEYDLIAMVRVREHEQLADVIPGGVNKVAGVSHTVTHVSFRTYSALDLEAAFSLGLD; this is encoded by the coding sequence GTGATCACTGCCATCGTCCTCATCAAGACCGACGTCGACGCCATCCCGGAGGTCGCCGAGAAGATCTCCCAGCTGCCCGGCGTCAGCGAGGTCTACTCGGTCACCGGGGAGTACGACCTGATCGCCATGGTCCGGGTCCGCGAGCACGAGCAGCTCGCCGACGTGATCCCCGGCGGCGTGAACAAGGTGGCCGGGGTCAGCCACACGGTCACGCACGTGTCGTTCCGGACCTACAGCGCGCTGGACCTCGAGGCGGCGTTCTCGCTCGGGCTCGACTGA